AATCAGGCCTAAAGAGATTAAAGCCGTGCCGCCTGACTCACAAGgtcaaaaagctttaaaatcgAATTATGCCATAGGAACAATCCGCTGACCGGCACCTTTCCTGCACACGGGAGcgggagggcagagctgttCTCCGGAAGAATCGTTCCAGAGGCGTTTCAGTACAATTcggctgtgcaggcaggagggttCGATTCTCTTCAGGGTCGCTACAGGCTAAGTTATCTAGAAGATCCCTGAATGTGCAACGAAGGACTTATCTTGAGGAGGACGAACGAGCTTCTGATCTGCTAGTGATTCGGCAGGGCGCCCAGCTCCGCAGCCCTTCGCCAGCTCCTCCTGGGCGGCCAGGAAATGCCAAGAGGCTCCTCCCAGCACCACGCATCGTCCCTCGCTCCGCGGCACCTGGAGCCGGGCGTTTGCTCAGCTAGTCCGGTGTTGGCCTGCGTTACAGTTCCACTTTGACTCCTTTAATAAAAGGGAGACCCGATGGCACCTTCCTTTTGTACTCCAGGTACTCTTCTCCAAAGAAATGAATGAGCGtgatctcctcctcctcaatcCTCTCCCTGAAGAAGCGCCAGGACGCCAGCGCGTAGCCCACCACGCAGATGGGATTGCAGAGCAACACCTGCGAACAGACACCGGCGGTTAGCATCCCCTCACCTCCTAGAGGAACCGAGGATGCTCCCCGCCCCCACATGCTCGTCACCCTTTATTAAGGTCGCCATGAGGTCTAAACActcttgaaagaaaagatcCCAGCACCTTTTGTGGAATTTCATTCTGGGGAGAAATTAGTGCTTTTGAAGAAAGCAGCCCGCGGGCAGCTGCTGGTTCCTGCCACCCCAGCTAAGAGCGGCACCATGGCTCTAGAGAGCCCGAGCATGGCCACGCTGCTCCGCACACAGACTTCAGCATCTCTctccagagaaataaaaccaaacgCCAACACCCGCCAACGGCAAGAAGAACGTGACTAACGCAGCACTGAGTTACAGCTCGACTACAGCTAGCTTCCAGTTTGCCCTCTGGCCAGGGCCCTGGGCACTCTTAGAGGGAGTTTTCTTTGCCATCTGGCACAGGAATGGTGTTTGGCAGGAGCAAGGTTGAGTCCAACTGCTCACAGAATGCATTTTGCCGTAGGGATGCAAGGAAACTCTGGACACCAGCTTTAGGCTAGCAGCGGCTCACACCCTGAGCCTCCAAGGGCGTTCCAGCTCAAACCCCGGCTGTGCCGCCCCTGCTTATTCCACACAGAAAATTAAGGCGATAGGGTCTTGCCAAAACTGTGCGGAGCAGAGCGCTTGGGGTTTCCTGAACCCCGTGTGCCGGTGGGAGGCAGGAGGTGTCAAAATCCGCGCTGGGGCCACCCCTGCCGCTGACTGCCCGCAGTTTGCATCCCGTTACGGGTGTGGGAGAGCATTAAGAAGAAAGACCCGGGTTATAAGATGAAAGTATCTGAGCGCATTATATACGATACCTGTGTTCCAATACTCCAGTAAAACCATCCCACGTAAGATGGGTGCCGGAACCACCCATACACCCCACTTGTCACCAAAGTATGAGTATCCGATTTCTCATTCTGAACAATATGGTTGAAGTTGGAGCCAGCTGTGAGCATGGCCGCTTTCCTCAGACAATCCCCAAAGATCACCATCAACAACCCTACAGTACTCAGCCAGGTGATCTGCTTCAGCTCTGCAAGTGAATAAGGACGGGTCACAACAGGTTCGCACAGGTCACGCTCGCGGTGCGGGGGGTCACAGGGGGTTGGGTCTATGGGTGGCTGCCCCCCCTGTCTCAAAGTGCGACAATGTGTAAAACACAGCCAGCGTTCCATGCGCTGCcaacccaccaccaaaaatagattaaaatagCGTCCCCTGCCACGGAGCCACCCCCAACACAGAGTCAGTATGTCCTTGCAGCGGGTCACCCTAAGGGGAACCCGGTGCCGAGGCAGAGCCCAGCTTTACGGTGTACGGTAAAGCCGACGTAAAGCACAGCCAAGCAGAGGTGCTCGCCTGGACACGGGGAGCTCCGCAGCCCACACTGCTGTTACGAAGCGGGGAAGGAGAACGTCTCCTTTCTCCCTAAAAAAAGGAAGCCCCCTAGATTGGGCAAACAGCAAGACCTTTTGCCAATTTGATTTCATTCCAGGCCAAAAGAAGACGCCCAGAAGTAACTGAAGCGTCGTTCTTTGTACCACCAAAGCAGCTTGAAAGATACAGGCAGAAAAGGGCTGAAGACCCGCCACACGGCAAAGATGGCCTGGCGTGTCAGAGCGCAGGGttcactccccccacccctgtgcCAAAACCGAGAGGCTTTGAGCACAAAGAGATTAATGCTGCGTCAAAGCCCTCCTCCACTGCCAGCACATGCCAGCTAAGCGGGGGTCACCAGCGCTTTGCTACCAGACGGGTGGGCCCCGGGCGAGCCACGTGCAGCCGGCACTACCGGGCAGAGCCGGGGGatggcaggcaggagggtgGGCGCCAGGGAGGGGCAGGGCGGCCGACCTGGGAAGAGAAGCTTCTCCAGCGTGAACTCCACCCAAGAGGAGAGGGCGGCCAGGTTGTACTCGAAGCTGTGGTTGAGCAGGAAGgagtccagcgagaggctgCGCGGGTTGTTGATGGCCGTCACCAGGTACTCCGAGTAGTggaagagggacagggagcacaTGTACCTGCGGCGGGAGAGAGGCAACGCTTGGCAGGGCCGGGGGCCATCGCACCCGCCCGGCTGCCCCGGCCCTTCCCTTACCATCCGAAGTGGCGCCAGGCGGAGCGGCCGGCGCTGAGCAGCAGCCCGCAGCCGAAGGCGAAGCCCAGGAAGCCGGCCCGGACAGCGATCTGCAAgcggagggaggggagaaagcggtgccgccgccgccccccgggcCAGGGCCCCGCCGGGGCCTTCCCCCGGGGTCCCCCGACCGCCGCTCCCCCCCGAGTgcctcccccgccccgcagcACACCCTCCCCGGGCCCAACTCCCCCCCGCACCTTGTAGAGCGGCCGCGggtagagcagcagcagcgccgcGTTGACGCCCGCCACGTGCAGGACGAGCGCCAGGCGGCCGCGCAGGCCGGGGGCGGCCAGCAGGGCGGGCGGGGAGCCCAGCGCCACCGGCAGCGCCGCCACCGAGGCGCCCAGCAGGAAGGCGGCCAGGCTGGCGCGGGCCTCCCGGCCcagccgcccccgccgcggtcccgacgccgccgccgccgccgccgccatcttggcggcgcccgccccgcccgcgtCGCCCTGGAAACGGCCGCGCCGCTCTCGCGAGAGCTCCGCCCCGCGCAGGCGCAGCAGCCATGGGAGCGGCGCCGCTCTCGCGAGAGTTGCGCCGCCGGTGGGAGCGGGGCGctcccggggccgccccccccccgccccgcccccagGCCCGGGGCCGGTTTGGCTTTTGGTTCGTGTTTAACATCGCGGACGGGAGCACCCCGCGCCGACAGCCCCCCCCGAGGGGCGAAACCTCCGGGCCGCCGTCCCCTCGCCGCCCGGCGGGCCCCTGAAGGCCAGGGCGGGACGCGCCGCACCGCCCGGGGTGTTTGGAGTAAAGCTCCTGAGCCTGGATCGCTGCTGCTTGAGACCACGCAAATAAAAAGCTACAGCCGTTTTATTTCTGTCAATGACAACAGACTTTATTTATGCCACAGGATTCCTTAAATAACTTAGATGTGCACGGAGAAACTACCTAGAGATGGCAACGAAACGGTCCGAGACATTCAGTACGATACGGGGGCGCGTTCCCGTCGCGGGTACCGTACGTAAGCTTTGGTGTGCAGTTGTGGGACGTACCGGCAGGTGTAACACAGCATCACAAAGACTCGTGGCCTCGCGCGTCCCCGTGCTGCCACGCACCTCTGCCCCGCGCCGGCACGGGCGGGAGCTTCGCTTACGGGGCTGAACGGTGAAAACGGGGCTCAAGGGGTGAATGGCGAGCGACCGGGAAGCTCCCGGAGGCTTTCGGGGCGCTTAAGCCACCTAAAGCACAAGGTCTACGGCGCTAAACCGATCAGCAGCGAAGCGACCGCACCGCCGCGGCAGCTCCGGCGGCACGCGGGGGCAGGCGAAGGCGCGAGGCCCGGCGCGGACCGGACACAACACTAACGGAACCTGGACGTTTGGCGGGCGGAGGCTGCGAGACGCGGGGCGGGATCACTGCCGGGCGGCCTGCTGCATCTGCGCCTGCCGCTTGGCTTTCGTCTGCAGGTAcctgcccttcccttcctcGAAGCGCCGCTTCTCATCCTCCGTCTCCGTCTGCCAGCGACGGAAAGAAAGAAGCCACCGGTGTTAGCCGCCTCGGGGCAGCGCAGCTCTCCCACACCACACCTTGTGTGTGCAGGAGGGAAACGCTTCCCTGACAggaaatgtaaaggaaaaccTGCGCTTTGTGAAATACGTGTTTTGACAGCTAACATATTCCTGCACGGAGCAGGAGGTCCGTGCGGGATAAATTATTAATCAAGAAACAGCCCCCAGTCAGCAGCGCCGCATCAGCAAAGCCCTGCGGGCATCAGGAGAGCTAAAAATAGGCAGGCGTGCTGAGTGGGGAGCGGGGACGTGGGGGCCTCCATCGCTGCTCGGGGTCCCTTCCCGCACAtctccagcacaggcaggaaggaaagctgcagagcctgcaggCAGCCTATCCTCAACCGTGAGACAGGTAAAAATCCCCAATCTCCACATGGGcgattttcagcagaaattaaaaaacaaaaacccacaacccctGAAGCCTGCTCTGGAAAGGCTCGTTCATGCtcatatttttctgctgaatagTTAAAGGGAAGAGGATTTGTTGGACAAAACGCCGGCTGCGGTCTGCCccaagaggagcaggagaggagctAGCCCGGCTGGCTGGCAACGCGGTGGGGAGAGCTCTTACCAGCAGCTGCGGGACGGGCAGGGGCTTCCCCTCCTTGCTCAGGGAGACATAGGTGAAGAAGGCGCTGACGGCACGGTACCGCTCCTGAGGCTCGTCCACGAATGGGTCAGCATCCACAAAGACTTCGATTTCCATGGATTTATTGCTCGTGAAGGTCATGCGCCCCGAAATGGTGATGACGCTGCCTGCGTAGCGGAGAGGGGACGGTTAAGCAGGTGGACCTGCTTCTGCTCAGAGGAAGGGAGCAAGGGGTCCTGGGTGTTTTATGTGTAAGCCATGTGTTAAGCAGAGCTTCTCGGCACAGGACAAGTCTAACAGGGACTAAATTTCTCTGCCAGTGCATCCTGAGCGCGCACCCAAGGGAGCCAGGATGTGGCACCGCAGGAGAGCGAAGCGCCTGCCACCCCCCCCGGTACCTTTTTTGATCTTCTTGTGGAAGTTGATGGCATCCACCGAGGCGGTGACGATGTTGGTCTTGCAGTGGCGGGCGGCCACAATCCCAGCAACCTCGTCCATGAGCTTCATGGTGACACCTGGGGGTGGACAGAGAGTCCCATCTCAGGGAAGCCAGCGGGGTTTGGGAAAAACCACATGTAGGTCAGTAAGGCCTTTGCACAACCAAAGCAACGCTGAGGAGTCGGACCAGAGACTGAATCCCAGCTGCAGGAAAGCCCCGGTACCAGCACAAAGACTCCTGTCAAGAGTACCGTCAGGGCGACATCCTCGCAGACCTGGGCTAAGATTTAGGCCAGCTCTTGCTCTCCTGGCTTGCTTTGAGCAAACCTCAGCCTGGCAAGGCAAGGTCAGTCCCACAAACCTCCTGCATGGAAAGAGCTCTGAGCCAcattgtttgggggtttttttgtttggtttttttttatttgttttttggtttttttaaggacaCAATTAGATGAAGAACGGCACCCAGCCCTTGACAAATGCGCCTCTCCGGAGGCACGGGGCACGTCATTGTCCGCTGGATGTTTATAAtcggagatttgcagtttaaaaGACAATGACAAAATTGTAGGATTTACAGTTCGAGTATGCCAGTTTTCAGGAACTTTTTTAAGCATAGAAAAAGACGAAGCTTTTGTCTGAACTGAAGCAGCACTGAACCTCACAGATGGTGGAAGCAGGCCTGTGTGCCTTCAGAGGCAGAGCCTGCCTCCCAAAAACACCGAGATGCATGAGTTGCTCTCAAACCACGCTTCTGCTCCAGGGAAACACCAACCGGCCGTTGAATGGCGCAGCGCTCACTCACCTCCATGCACGAAGCCCAGCAGCGTGCAGTCCGACGGTCCCACcaggtggatcaggctggaCTGGCTGTAGCCAACAGTGTGCGGCTCTGGTTAGAGAAAGAGAGCAAAGCGGAGGTCAGAGCTGCTCGGCCAGCACCCGTACGCCACCATACACCCCTGTCTTAAACCGtctgaaggaagaaagcatGGGGCTGGCTTGTGCAAAGCTGAAGTGTGTTCAAACCAGTGTTTAAATTGGCCCCGAGAAGTCCTGAGAGCAGAGGCTCTCTGCCACCTCACTGGCTGCCACTTCCCTCGAATGCCTGCCCATCGATTTTGTTCCAGCTCaactcatttcttcttttaaagctttCAAAGAGCCCAAAAGCAAACGGGTGAACTGGACGGACGCGTGGCTGTACACTTTCCCTCCTCAGTCCACCAGCCACAGCCACACCTGCCGCTTAGCCAGAACAGCCACGCTTTTCCCTCGGCGTGAAAACTGCGGCCCCCATGCCCCCCACCCAGTACATGCTGGCGACATCTGACTCGCCGCTAAATCCACCTCTGACTGCTGGCAGAGGAAAACCACTCTCAGGGACGGCTGCATTTTCCATCTAATGAGACGTGCTAAAGGCACAGAAGAAGCCAGCCGAGCGCCCGGCCACTTGGCATTGCCTCCTTGGGGAGGACACCCGCGCGGCAGCACCCATAGAGCCTTACCTTTCGTCTGCCTATCTGTGAGCAGGgagaacagaggggaaaaaagcatttgagcAACTTTCATCCTGCATCATCCCCCCCTACGATCCCCACGCACCGCCTCTCCCCAGTGAAACACTGGCTGATGAACTTCTTGCTAAGAACTGACTTCCAGAGAGGGGCTGCAGCCGCAGAGCGTGCAAAACCCTCGCCCAACGCTTGCTTTTACCCTACACTGAGTGAAACTAGCTCCCACTGCCCAGGAGCACAAGGAGCCGTGGCAGGAACCGCGTTTCGGCAGAGGGCATCCCACCCTCCAGCCCCAGTGAGGGATCACAGGTGCCCACCTGGCTCCCCCTCCGCTCACGTACTGTGGCTCCGaaatcccatccccatccccaacGCAGCGTTTCAGAGCATGCGCTTGCAGCCGCAGGTGCCCAGGGATGGCCAGAGTTGCCTCAGGGAACAGTTCGGCCTCCCAGCACCACTGGGACATTTCCACGGGCCACACACCACGCGGGTTACCTGGGTTGATGACGGGGAAGATCATGTCACCATTTCTCTGCTTAGTTTCCAGCCGATCCAGCTTTTGCTCCTCGTAACGCTTCTTcccctcatcttcctgctcctttcTCGCATACTGGAAGGAAAGGCCAGTAAGAATGGGGCCAGCAAAGCCACCGGCTCAGCCAGGGGCGCTGACGGGGCCAGGTTAGCTCCTTTCCCCTGGAAAGGGTACACTCCAGTTTTCAGGGAGCAAAGCAAGCCATCCTACCTGGATGGGGGGAACCTCAAGGACCTTGTTCACATTCTTCAGGGACAGTGGCACGTACCACAGCGTCGCCTTGTTCGTCACCTTCTTCGCCcctggaggagaggggggcagagggtgacCGCACCGACACCAGCAGCGCTTTGCCTGCAACCGGCACCGCCGTGGTCCGGGGTTGGCCGCACGCTGGCGATGCTGCCGGCAcagggcagctccctgccctgccggctcctgctgggctctggcTCGGAGCGGATGTGACAATGCGCTTTTGGGAAGCCATGCCGGCAAGCGGAGCTGGTTGCCACAGCAACGGCAGAAAAAGGGCCTTTTTCAGGCCACGGGCAGCAAATTAGACAGGAGGAGTTAATGGCggatttttccattctttgctAAAAACAGTCAATGGAGCCGTAATCCCCAGGGAGTCTGCTTGgcttcccttcccagcaccgACCCACCCCCAGCACTCTCAAGGCAAGATCTCCCCCCTGCCCGATGCTGCGGAGGACAGGGTCACCACCACGAGCTCTCGGCTTGTCGCAGTTATTCCTGGAGTCTTGGGacagagctgccagcagccacCCACCTGTTAAAATGTTTTCGGACATGACGTTGACCTGGACCTCCACGGAGTGCCGGGAGGTGTAGGTGATCTCGGCGCTGACGTTGGCCACCTCGCCGATGCAGACCGGGGAGAGGAAATCCGTCCGCTCCACCCGCGCCAGCGCAGCCACGCAGGCCTCCTGCAGACAGCGGGACGGCGAGGGTAGCGGCTACAGCCACGCTGCGCAGGACTGCAGCCGGCGGCTCCCCGGGGCAGGCCCATGCCGCGCATGGCTCTGGCACTTCGACCTCCACCTTATCAGCCGGTGGCTGTGCTTCCTGCCTGTAACCGACACCGGGGCCGCCTCTAACTCGCCCTTCGTGGGAGTTAAAACATTAACAGCAGGGTAATAACATTTCTGCTCATAAACCATAATTTCAGCAGGACGCTTCCGGCTACCAGGGCAGTTTGCACACAGGAGCAAATGCTTCCGGTGTGGGGGGATGACGGGGGGGCCCCCAGGGATGCCCGGTGGTCGCAGGGGACCCACTGCTCTCAGCAGACCCCCGAAGTGCAGCGCGGGGGTTGGAGAGTCTCTGAGCCAGAGCCTGCCAGGCACTCCGGTCCATACTCACCCCGGCCTGCGAGTTGCAGTGACGGGTGCTGATGATGGCTCCCGCCTCCTCAATCATCTTCAGGATGGTTCCCCCATGGACGTTCCCCGCGACGTTGGCATCGTCCGGGCGCATGATCCTGCCGGGGGAAGGACATGGGAACTCGCACCCCCCTGCTGTGCCCCCAGCCCAAGTCCCGGTGCAGCTACCCAGAGGCACCGGTATGGCCCTACCGGATGAGCTGCTGGGCCATCTCACCACGCTGATGCCGGCAACGTCACCGGCACTGCCTGCATGTGGCTTCCTGCGAGCGGCGGTGGAAACTGCCCTAAATCACCACTGGGTGCGGAAGGACGcatttctcctctgccagggcaGCCGGCTGCTCGGCTGGGTCCACATCTCACCGCCACCCCACCGCGGCAGAGACCCAGCCGGGCACATGTCACCGCTTGACCcagcttcccagcagcagcggcggcttTTGCCAGAGTGGCAAATAATTGACCGGAGGAGGGAAAGCGAGGCACGGTGGCGATGGAGCAACGGCTGCACACCGGCCcggagaggagctgctctttGGCAAGGCAGCCGTGCCAGGGAGCCGCAGCGGGCAAAGGCAGGAAAACCGGgtgtgccctgcctgccctgcccaccctcCGGAGCAAGGGCGCCGTGCTGCTTTGCCGTGCCGCTTTGCCATGCCCTGCAGGCAGCGTCGCTGGTGCAGGCAGTGTGCCTGGTGCAGGCAGTGTGCCTGGTGCAGCAGCGTTGCCGGTGCCGGCAGCAGCGCAGGTAGCACCGCCGGTAGCATCCCGGTTGCAggccggtcccggtcccggtcccggcgCCCGCCCGTGGTCCCCCAGCCcacctgccctcccctgcccagccctcccCGGGTTCCCGGCAGCGGGCGGCGCGGTAGGGCCGTACCTGGAGACCTGGATGGCGGCCGGCCCCGGGCCCGCGGCCCCCCGCTCCGACATGGCGGCACCGGCGCCCCGCCTGCAACGGCGCTGCGGCACCGCCACGCCTCGCCACGCCACGCCCCGCCCCGGGGGAAACGCCCCTCCGCGCCGTCCCATTGGCGGGCAGCGCCTCGCCACGCCCCCGTGCCGGCAAGGGGGCGGGGCTGTCGCTctgcccgccggccccgcgcaGGGCCGCCCCGAGGAGCCGGTGCCCCGGTGCGCGGGGGGCGGAGCTCCGGTGGCGCGCGGGGGGCTGTGCGTGCCCCACCGGGACAGGGGCCCCTGTGCTCACCGGtgcccccgcgccccccgctcCATGCCGAAACCGCCCCACGACGCGGCAATTTGCTACCGGCACGGGGACGTGCCcggacaccccaccccccccccgatgACCCAATCGCGGCCGGGAGACGCCCGTGACGGCGGGAGGTTTCCAGCACATTGCCGGTTTTCCCGGCGACGCTTTCCCACGCTCGGGCGTGCAAAAGTGTTTACTCACCGGCAGCACCCCGGCGGCGAGCGGCCGCGGGAGGTCGCGGCTCTGCGACCCCGCTACCGGGCACTGCTGGGCATGCCGGCGGGGCTGGAGCTCgcaaacctcccccagccccttccctcccacccgGCCGGCAGCCTGGCCGCCACATGGCAGCAGGGCGTCCCGGCGAAGCCCCCGCCGTCAGGGTGCCGTCGCGGTGCCCCAGACACCGGCCCCACCGGGgggctcagctcagcctggagGGGCTGCGGCCCCTCCGCCTCCTCTCGCTTGGCTGCCCGCCCCGAGGtgcaccctgcctgcctccccgcctccctccttccccggCGCTGGCGGCTTTCTCCGGTTGGGAAGGAGCTCCGTGGGGCGCCCAGGGTTTGCGGGGCGGGTGGAGGCGGCGGCCCAAAGCTGGATCGCTGCCGAGCGCAGGCAGGGGTCACACGGGGACAGGGGTGATCGGGGCAgatggggagggatggagggggtaCGGCGCCCCGCTCTGCCCGCCCGGCCCTTCCCGCCTGCCCTGTCCTGCCGGCGGCCCGGCAGGAGGGAGGCAAACCGGgagggcgggcaggcagggaagggcgggcaggcaggcagggcagtgcaggaagggcaggcagggcgggcaggcaggcagggcagtgcaggaagggcaggcagtgcaggaagggcaggc
This DNA window, taken from Grus americana isolate bGruAme1 chromosome 21, bGruAme1.mat, whole genome shotgun sequence, encodes the following:
- the ACOT7 gene encoding cytosolic acyl coenzyme A thioester hydrolase isoform X4 gives rise to the protein MAQQLIRIMRPDDANVAGNVHGGTILKMIEEAGAIISTRHCNSQAGEACVAALARVERTDFLSPVCIGEVANVSAEITYTSRHSVEVQVNVMSENILTGAKKVTNKATLWYVPLSLKNVNKVLEVPPIQYARKEQEDEGKKRYEEQKLDRLETKQRNGDMIFPVINPEPHTVGYSQSSLIHLVGPSDCTLLGFVHGGVTMKLMDEVAGIVAARHCKTNIVTASVDAINFHKKIKKGSVITISGRMTFTSNKSMEIEVFVDADPFVDEPQERYRAVSAFFTYVSLSKEGKPLPVPQLLTETEDEKRRFEEGKGRYLQTKAKRQAQMQQAARQ
- the ACOT7 gene encoding cytosolic acyl coenzyme A thioester hydrolase isoform X3 — its product is MAQQLIRIMRPDDANVAGNVHGGTILKMIEEAGAIISTRHCNSQAGEACVAALARVERTDFLSPVCIGEVANVSAEITYTSRHSVEVQVNVMSENILTGAKKVTNKATLWYVPLSLKNVNKVLEVPPIQYARKEQEDEGKKRYEEQKLDRLETKQRNGDMIFPVINPDRQTKEPHTVGYSQSSLIHLVGPSDCTLLGFVHGGVTMKLMDEVAGIVAARHCKTNIVTASVDAINFHKKIKKGSVITISGRMTFTSNKSMEIEVFVDADPFVDEPQERYRAVSAFFTYVSLSKEGKPLPVPQLLTETEDEKRRFEEGKGRYLQTKAKRQAQMQQAARQ
- the ACOT7 gene encoding cytosolic acyl coenzyme A thioester hydrolase isoform X2; protein product: MSERGAAGPGPAAIQVSRIMRPDDANVAGNVHGGTILKMIEEAGAIISTRHCNSQAGEACVAALARVERTDFLSPVCIGEVANVSAEITYTSRHSVEVQVNVMSENILTGAKKVTNKATLWYVPLSLKNVNKVLEVPPIQYARKEQEDEGKKRYEEQKLDRLETKQRNGDMIFPVINPEPHTVGYSQSSLIHLVGPSDCTLLGFVHGGVTMKLMDEVAGIVAARHCKTNIVTASVDAINFHKKIKKGSVITISGRMTFTSNKSMEIEVFVDADPFVDEPQERYRAVSAFFTYVSLSKEGKPLPVPQLLTETEDEKRRFEEGKGRYLQTKAKRQAQMQQAARQ
- the ACOT7 gene encoding cytosolic acyl coenzyme A thioester hydrolase isoform X1, yielding MSERGAAGPGPAAIQVSRIMRPDDANVAGNVHGGTILKMIEEAGAIISTRHCNSQAGEACVAALARVERTDFLSPVCIGEVANVSAEITYTSRHSVEVQVNVMSENILTGAKKVTNKATLWYVPLSLKNVNKVLEVPPIQYARKEQEDEGKKRYEEQKLDRLETKQRNGDMIFPVINPDRQTKEPHTVGYSQSSLIHLVGPSDCTLLGFVHGGVTMKLMDEVAGIVAARHCKTNIVTASVDAINFHKKIKKGSVITISGRMTFTSNKSMEIEVFVDADPFVDEPQERYRAVSAFFTYVSLSKEGKPLPVPQLLTETEDEKRRFEEGKGRYLQTKAKRQAQMQQAARQ
- the ICMT gene encoding protein-S-isoprenylcysteine O-methyltransferase, translated to MAAAAAAASGPRRGRLGREARASLAAFLLGASVAALPVALGSPPALLAAPGLRGRLALVLHVAGVNAALLLLYPRPLYKIAVRAGFLGFAFGCGLLLSAGRSAWRHFGWYMCSLSLFHYSEYLVTAINNPRSLSLDSFLLNHSFEYNLAALSSWVEFTLEKLLFPELKQITWLSTVGLLMVIFGDCLRKAAMLTAGSNFNHIVQNEKSDTHTLVTSGVYGWFRHPSYVGWFYWSIGTQVLLCNPICVVGYALASWRFFRERIEEEEITLIHFFGEEYLEYKRKVPSGLPFIKGVKVEL